A stretch of Labrus mixtus chromosome 7, fLabMix1.1, whole genome shotgun sequence DNA encodes these proteins:
- the snrpc gene encoding U1 small nuclear ribonucleoprotein C, whose amino-acid sequence MPKFYCDYCDTYLTHDSPSVRKTHCSGRKHKENVKDYYQKWMEEQAQSLIDKTTAAFQQGKIPPTPFPGGPPPGGPPRPGMLPTPPMGGPPMMPMMGPPPHGMMPGGPGGMRPPMGGPMQMMPGPPHMMRHPRPMMMPVVRPGMMRPDR is encoded by the exons ATGCCTAA GTTTTACTGTGACTACTGTGATACCTACCTGACACATGATTCG CCGTCGGTGAGGAAGACCCACTGCAGTGGCAGAAAGCACAAAGAGAATGTGAAAGACTACTATCAGAAGTGGATGGAGGAGCAGGCTCAGAGCCTGATCGATAAAACAA CGGCTGCTTTTCAACAGGGGAAGATTCCCCCCACGCCGTTCCCTGGTGGTCCTCCCCCAG GTGGTCCTCCTCGACCAGGCATGCTACCTACACCCCCGATGGGAGGTCCCCCCATGATGCCCATGATGGGGCCTCCTCCACATGGAATGATGCCGGGCGGACCCG GAGGCATGAGGCCGCCGATGGGAGGACCCATGCAGATGATGCCAGGACCACCACACATGATGCGTCACCCTCGACCCATGATGATGCCAGTAGTCAGGCCGGGCATGATGCGACCAGACAGATAA